The Salegentibacter mishustinae genome includes a window with the following:
- a CDS encoding oxygenase MpaB family protein, giving the protein MQYFVDKNSIVREIWGKGDTILIIFAGASAEFALNKAVDWLYYTGRLPEDPLDRLFSTVSYAREIVFAEKSSAFKAIDHINSIHASLENKRGKNIPDWAYRDVLFMLIDYSIRSFEILERKLELSEKGEVFDVFFRVGKKMNLKDLPKNFHEFEKMRQEHLEQNLKYGEYTKDLYQQYRKHLGLMRYRLLLETQSLITPVSVRNYLNLRKFSFLKLVIPIYKISKSLKIDGFLKSLILPSEYQEEIKSLDIQNTYTTKEKLRIQRIKN; this is encoded by the coding sequence ATGCAATATTTTGTAGACAAAAACTCTATAGTTCGCGAAATATGGGGAAAGGGAGATACCATACTCATTATTTTCGCCGGAGCTTCGGCTGAATTTGCGCTCAATAAAGCTGTAGACTGGCTTTATTATACCGGCCGTTTACCTGAAGACCCACTTGACAGGCTTTTCTCAACGGTTTCTTATGCCCGGGAAATTGTTTTTGCTGAAAAATCGTCGGCATTTAAGGCGATAGATCATATAAATTCTATTCACGCTTCGCTGGAAAATAAACGCGGAAAGAATATACCGGACTGGGCTTACCGGGACGTACTTTTTATGCTTATAGATTATTCCATCAGGTCTTTTGAAATCCTGGAACGCAAGCTAGAACTTTCTGAAAAAGGAGAAGTTTTTGATGTATTTTTTCGGGTAGGTAAAAAAATGAATTTAAAAGATCTACCAAAAAATTTCCATGAATTTGAAAAGATGCGGCAGGAACACCTGGAGCAAAACCTTAAGTACGGAGAATATACCAAAGACCTTTACCAACAATATCGCAAACACCTGGGGTTAATGCGTTACAGGTTATTACTGGAAACACAAAGCCTTATTACTCCCGTTAGCGTCCGTAACTATTTAAATTTGCGTAAGTTTTCTTTCCTAAAACTGGTAATTCCTATTTATAAAATTAGTAAAAGTCTAAAAATTGACGGATTTCTTAAATCGCTGATCCTACCTTCAGAATATCAAGAAGAGATCAAATCCTTAGACATTCAAAATACTTATACCACAAAAGAAAAATTAAGAATCCAAAGAATTAAAAATTGA
- a CDS encoding endonuclease/exonuclease/phosphatase family protein, with protein MINRISFLLLLFFFTGTTLFSQEVEVMSYNIKYANENDGENSWSKRKEHITNQIKFYEPEIMGVQEALISQLKHFESEMENYKYVGVGRDDGKEAGEFSAIFYNAKEFEVLENDTFWLSDTPAEISVGWDAAMERICTYAKFKDKDSGKIFWVFNTHFDHVGEKARENSAKLIWEKISALNKENLPVILMGDLNLEPQTSAIQFLSKKMNDSKTLAELDFGPEGTFNGYNFKEAVNRRIDYIFVSDNIKVKKYAVLSDSKDLKYPSDHLPVMVGIQLN; from the coding sequence ATGATTAACCGAATTTCCTTCCTTTTACTGCTTTTCTTCTTTACCGGGACTACTCTTTTTAGCCAGGAAGTGGAAGTGATGAGTTACAATATTAAATATGCTAATGAGAATGATGGTGAAAACTCATGGTCTAAACGAAAGGAGCATATTACCAACCAGATAAAGTTCTATGAGCCGGAAATTATGGGAGTTCAGGAAGCTTTGATAAGTCAGTTAAAGCATTTTGAATCTGAAATGGAAAATTATAAATACGTTGGAGTAGGGCGAGATGATGGAAAAGAAGCCGGCGAATTTAGCGCCATTTTTTATAATGCTAAAGAGTTTGAAGTACTGGAAAACGATACATTTTGGCTTTCAGATACTCCAGCTGAAATTTCGGTAGGTTGGGATGCGGCAATGGAGCGTATTTGTACTTATGCCAAATTTAAAGACAAAGATTCTGGAAAAATATTCTGGGTTTTCAACACCCATTTTGATCACGTGGGAGAGAAAGCCAGGGAAAACAGCGCAAAGCTTATTTGGGAAAAAATTTCAGCATTAAATAAAGAAAACCTTCCAGTAATATTGATGGGGGATCTAAACCTGGAACCGCAAACCAGTGCAATTCAGTTTTTATCAAAAAAGATGAACGATTCTAAAACTCTTGCTGAACTTGATTTTGGGCCCGAAGGTACTTTTAACGGCTATAATTTTAAAGAAGCCGTGAACAGGAGAATCGATTATATTTTTGTTTCAGATAATATTAAAGTAAAAAAATATGCTGTTTTAAGCGATTCAAAAGATTTGAAATATCCTTCAGATCATCTGCCCGTTATGGTGGGAATTCAGCTAAATTAA
- a CDS encoding universal stress protein: MEKFNNILVALDLSDIDNTLIDYASYLADTLNLKKVYFVHNIKTYEISSLFEEQLKDINLDEVIGDELNEKVESRFKGKAEWEVLISEDPYTESLINYITNKYYIDLVVMGNKKRHKGTGVVSNKLLRLLKCDILSVPRDFTPQIKNIWAGTDFSRESRKIFNVAQMLQKATSAPVTAAYVYSVPVQFSPYVPKEAMAPKIEKHAIQKSEKFLSKLDYDGEVTPLIIPGRDSSVASNLLEHAKKNKVDILIVADKGANNISNLLVGSVTEELFGEKPEIPLWISK, translated from the coding sequence ATGGAGAAATTCAATAATATTTTGGTTGCCTTAGACCTTTCAGACATAGACAATACCCTAATAGATTATGCCTCTTACCTGGCTGATACATTAAATTTAAAAAAGGTTTACTTCGTACATAACATCAAGACCTATGAAATTTCATCGCTTTTTGAAGAGCAATTGAAAGATATTAATTTAGATGAAGTTATAGGTGATGAGTTAAACGAAAAAGTAGAAAGTCGGTTTAAGGGAAAAGCAGAATGGGAAGTCTTAATTTCGGAAGATCCTTATACTGAATCCCTGATTAATTATATTACCAATAAATACTATATAGACCTGGTAGTTATGGGTAATAAGAAAAGACATAAGGGAACCGGGGTAGTAAGCAATAAGCTTCTTAGATTATTAAAATGTGATATTCTCTCTGTTCCAAGAGATTTTACACCGCAAATAAAGAATATTTGGGCTGGAACCGATTTTTCTCGGGAATCTCGAAAAATATTTAATGTAGCACAAATGTTACAAAAAGCAACTTCGGCACCAGTTACCGCAGCCTACGTTTATTCGGTACCTGTTCAATTTTCACCTTATGTGCCTAAAGAGGCCATGGCCCCTAAAATTGAAAAGCATGCGATACAAAAAAGCGAAAAATTTCTTAGTAAACTCGATTACGACGGGGAAGTTACACCGCTAATTATTCCGGGAAGAGATTCTAGTGTAGCCAGTAATTTATTGGAGCATGCCAAGAAAAATAAGGTAGACATTTTAATTGTTGCCGATAAAGGAGCTAACAATATATCGAACCTCCTGGTGGGAAGCGTAACCGAAGAATTATTTGGCGAGAAACCGGAAATTCCATTATGGATTTCTAAATAA
- a CDS encoding NAD(P)-dependent oxidoreductase has protein sequence MIKFALIKEEKTPPDRRVVFSPNKLKELVKKFPEANFKVQSSDIRIFTDKEYQDAGFEVSEDVSDCDVLLGVKEVPLPALIPNKKYFFFSHTIKKQPYNRDLLREILKNNIELYDHEVIVNEKNHRLIGFGRYAGLVGTYNGFRGIGLKENLYSLPKVESLPDLDAMLAELDRIKVPPIKILLTGAGKVARGAKEILDHLKIKELDVEDFLRFKGEEPVYCNIDVLDYNKKRDGSAGSLKEFFKEPGKYDSNFLRFAKCSDFFISGHFYGDGAPVFFTAEDAKSKDFTIKYIADISCDINEPIASTIRPSTIAEPFYGYDAQAEAEVDFREKESILVMAVDNLPCELPKDASEGFGEMFMKHVIPAFFNNDKDGVLARARMTQNGRLTPKFAYLQGYVDGE, from the coding sequence ATGATAAAATTTGCACTGATTAAAGAAGAAAAAACGCCACCAGACCGTCGCGTAGTTTTTTCGCCTAATAAACTAAAAGAACTCGTAAAAAAGTTTCCTGAAGCGAATTTTAAAGTGCAAAGTTCTGATATTCGAATATTTACTGATAAAGAATATCAAGATGCCGGTTTTGAAGTTTCTGAAGATGTTTCAGATTGTGATGTTTTACTGGGGGTTAAAGAAGTTCCGTTACCGGCGCTAATTCCGAATAAAAAATATTTTTTCTTTTCCCATACCATTAAAAAGCAACCCTATAATCGCGATTTGCTGAGGGAAATTCTCAAAAATAATATCGAATTATACGACCACGAGGTAATTGTAAATGAAAAGAATCACAGGCTTATTGGTTTTGGCCGATATGCCGGTCTCGTAGGAACTTATAATGGATTTAGGGGAATTGGTTTAAAAGAAAATTTATATAGTTTACCTAAAGTAGAATCTCTGCCAGATCTTGATGCCATGTTGGCAGAACTCGATAGAATAAAAGTTCCACCGATTAAAATATTACTGACCGGTGCAGGAAAGGTGGCCCGGGGTGCAAAAGAAATTTTAGATCATTTAAAGATCAAAGAGCTGGACGTGGAGGATTTTCTGAGATTTAAAGGGGAAGAGCCCGTATATTGCAATATAGATGTACTTGATTATAATAAAAAGAGAGATGGCTCAGCGGGCAGTTTGAAAGAGTTTTTTAAAGAACCCGGCAAGTATGACTCTAACTTTCTACGTTTCGCTAAATGCAGTGATTTCTTTATATCGGGACATTTTTACGGAGATGGAGCGCCGGTATTTTTTACTGCTGAAGATGCGAAATCTAAAGATTTTACTATAAAATATATAGCAGATATTTCTTGTGATATCAATGAGCCTATTGCCAGTACAATTAGGCCTTCAACTATAGCTGAACCTTTTTATGGTTACGATGCCCAGGCTGAAGCCGAAGTAGATTTCCGTGAGAAAGAGAGTATCCTGGTTATGGCGGTAGATAATTTGCCTTGCGAATTACCAAAAGATGCCAGCGAAGGTTTTGGAGAAATGTTTATGAAACATGTAATCCCGGCTTTCTTTAATAATGATAAAGATGGAGTCTTAGCCCGAGCGCGAATGACCCAAAATGGCAGGTTAACTCCTAAATTCGCTTATTTACAGGGTTATGTTGATGGGGAATAG
- a CDS encoding ribosomal maturation YjgA family protein yields MSIITLNRNRKRNYLIGFFSLLIIEILIASFIKDDFIKPYLGDFLVVIMLYCFLMGISRFAIYKSLFIVLVFSFTIEFLQLIDIANLLQYQPPKPIMIILGNSFSVGDLVAYLLGLLSCLIIEILKNRTYSPST; encoded by the coding sequence TTGAGTATTATTACACTTAACCGAAATCGCAAAAGAAACTATCTCATTGGTTTTTTCTCCCTGTTAATTATTGAAATTCTTATCGCTAGCTTTATAAAAGATGATTTTATAAAACCATACCTTGGAGATTTCCTGGTGGTAATAATGCTTTATTGCTTCCTGATGGGAATAAGCCGATTCGCTATTTATAAGAGTCTATTTATTGTTCTTGTATTCTCCTTTACAATAGAATTTCTCCAACTCATTGATATCGCAAACCTACTGCAATACCAGCCACCTAAACCAATAATGATAATACTAGGTAACAGTTTTTCGGTTGGGGATTTGGTTGCTTACTTACTGGGACTTTTAAGCTGTCTTATCATAGAAATTCTCAAAAATAGAACCTATTCCCCATCAACATAA